The Planctomycetota bacterium genome has a window encoding:
- a CDS encoding HEAT repeat domain-containing protein, giving the protein MRLARFATGIMALALTRMAMAGEAAAPPTMAELETCLAKVPAFKYGESRAALADAERMIPQLATDAAQRAAIEKRLIALLVAEGTNDGKAFLCRQLSLVGSAEAVPALARLLPDPEMSHHARFALERMPCPEAVAALRDALGKTEARLLVGVINSLGERKDAAAVPALGKLAAGADEAVAEAAVAALGKIGGVDALKAIAAVRAKASDKLRPAATDAWLLAADGLVAAGRKAEAAAIYKEVYDGEKKEHLRVAAFRGLLATGDEAAWALIIKTLSSDDPKMWGTAAAFAREIPGTEATKALAGQLAKLPAPAQVLLLGALAARGDAGALPAVLEAAKGKDEAVRVAALGALGAIGDASCVPMLADLAAKGQGVEQGAARKSLVALRGKEVDAALIAAAGAGEPAVRLELFRALASRNTVAAVPTLLKAAEDADKGVRTEAMNALGVLADAKALPALVKLLVEAKADDERANAEKALVATCRRIADAEAATAPVLAALPGPNAPVRCALLRVLSKVPSAKGLEALRAGLKDADAAVKDAAVRGLADWPDAAAMPDLLAIARTAEGAHKVLALRGFIRLAALPSDRPAEQAAKLFADAMALAASPDDRKLVLAAAANVNHRAALDLAMASLSDAAIEVEAATAAVQIAKNLRKTDRDMAKAALQKIVEVCKTPAARQTAESALLVVDAAMNIAPQGMASSRGGSKPDGGSGPPQAAIDGDPATYWDEDDNQKLYRYAVTFKQPEKVAALSILGYQHHQYAPKDFEILADGKVVKKVENAQYDDNFLVISLGEGVTCKEIELKITGYYGNSPAIRELGIYPPGGKMLKMETPKK; this is encoded by the coding sequence ATGCGGCTTGCCAGGTTCGCAACGGGCATCATGGCACTGGCTCTTACGAGGATGGCGATGGCGGGCGAAGCCGCGGCACCTCCGACGATGGCCGAGCTGGAGACCTGCCTGGCCAAAGTCCCTGCCTTCAAGTACGGCGAGAGCCGCGCCGCGCTGGCCGACGCCGAGCGGATGATCCCCCAACTGGCCACCGACGCCGCGCAGCGCGCGGCCATCGAGAAGCGCCTGATCGCCCTCCTCGTGGCCGAGGGCACGAACGACGGCAAGGCCTTCCTCTGCCGCCAGCTCTCGCTCGTCGGCTCGGCCGAGGCCGTGCCGGCGCTCGCCAGGCTGCTGCCCGACCCCGAGATGTCGCACCACGCGCGATTCGCCCTCGAGCGAATGCCCTGCCCCGAGGCCGTGGCCGCGCTCCGCGACGCCCTGGGCAAGACCGAGGCCAGGCTGCTCGTGGGCGTCATCAACTCGCTCGGCGAGCGCAAGGACGCCGCGGCCGTGCCCGCGCTCGGCAAACTCGCGGCCGGCGCCGACGAAGCGGTGGCCGAGGCGGCCGTGGCGGCCCTCGGCAAGATTGGCGGCGTCGACGCCCTCAAGGCCATCGCCGCCGTGCGGGCCAAGGCGTCCGACAAGCTGCGCCCTGCCGCCACCGATGCCTGGCTCCTCGCCGCCGACGGCCTGGTCGCCGCGGGCAGGAAGGCCGAGGCCGCGGCCATCTACAAGGAGGTCTACGACGGCGAGAAGAAGGAACACCTCCGCGTGGCCGCCTTCCGCGGCCTCTTGGCCACGGGCGACGAAGCGGCCTGGGCGCTTATCATCAAGACTTTGTCGAGCGACGACCCGAAGATGTGGGGCACGGCGGCGGCCTTCGCCCGCGAAATCCCCGGCACCGAGGCCACCAAGGCCCTGGCCGGCCAACTCGCCAAGCTGCCCGCGCCCGCGCAGGTGCTGCTGCTGGGCGCCCTGGCCGCGCGCGGCGACGCCGGCGCGCTGCCCGCCGTGCTCGAGGCCGCCAAGGGCAAGGACGAAGCGGTGCGCGTCGCGGCCCTCGGCGCCCTCGGCGCCATCGGCGACGCCTCGTGCGTGCCCATGCTGGCTGACCTGGCGGCGAAGGGCCAGGGCGTTGAGCAAGGCGCCGCCCGCAAGAGCCTGGTCGCGCTCCGCGGCAAGGAAGTGGATGCCGCCCTCATCGCCGCCGCGGGAGCCGGCGAGCCCGCCGTGCGCCTCGAACTTTTCCGCGCCCTCGCCTCCCGCAACACGGTCGCCGCTGTACCAACGCTGCTCAAGGCTGCCGAGGACGCGGACAAGGGCGTTCGCACCGAGGCAATGAATGCCCTTGGCGTGCTCGCCGACGCCAAGGCGCTGCCCGCGCTCGTCAAGCTGCTCGTCGAGGCCAAGGCCGATGACGAGCGGGCGAACGCCGAGAAGGCCCTCGTCGCCACCTGCCGCCGCATCGCCGACGCCGAGGCGGCGACGGCGCCCGTCCTCGCCGCTCTCCCCGGGCCGAACGCTCCCGTGCGGTGCGCACTCTTGCGCGTGCTGAGCAAAGTGCCCTCGGCCAAGGGGCTGGAAGCCCTCCGCGCCGGTCTCAAGGACGCCGATGCCGCCGTCAAGGATGCCGCGGTTCGCGGCCTGGCCGACTGGCCCGACGCGGCAGCGATGCCGGACCTCCTCGCCATCGCCCGCACGGCAGAGGGCGCACACAAGGTCCTTGCCCTCCGCGGCTTCATTCGCCTGGCCGCGCTGCCCAGCGATCGGCCCGCCGAGCAGGCCGCCAAGCTCTTCGCCGACGCCATGGCCCTTGCCGCCAGCCCCGACGACAGGAAACTCGTCCTCGCGGCCGCGGCCAACGTGAATCACCGGGCCGCGCTCGACCTGGCAATGGCATCCCTCAGCGATGCCGCCATCGAGGTAGAGGCCGCCACCGCCGCCGTCCAGATCGCCAAGAACCTGCGGAAGACCGACCGCGACATGGCGAAGGCCGCACTCCAGAAGATCGTCGAGGTCTGCAAGACCCCCGCCGCGCGCCAGACGGCCGAGAGCGCGCTCCTCGTGGTGGACGCCGCGATGAACATCGCCCCCCAGGGCATGGCGTCGAGCAGAGGCGGCTCGAAGCCCGACGGCGGCTCCGGCCCGCCCCAAGCCGCAATTGACGGCGACCCCGCGACCTACTGGGACGAGGACGATAACCAGAAGCTCTACCGCTACGCCGTCACCTTCAAGCAACCGGAGAAGGTTGCGGCCCTCAGCATCCTCGGCTACCAGCACCACCAATACGCTCCGAAGGATTTCGAAATCCTCGCCGACGGCAAGGTGGTCAAGAAGGTCGAGAACGCCCAGTACGACGACAACTTCCTCGTCATCAGCCTGGGCGAGGGCGTGACCTGCAAGGAGATCGAGCTCAAGATCACCGGCTACTACGGCAACTCCCCCGCCATCCGCGAGCTCGGCATCTACCCGCCCGGCGGCAAGATGCTCAAGATGGAGACGCCGAAGAAGTAG
- a CDS encoding FAD-dependent oxidoreductase: MSTQVSRRAFLVASAAAPLVAPRLALGQAVKESKTMVVTVPEQKVPVLAECDVLVCGGGVSGITAAVSAARHGASVVLLERWPMLGGMATAALVTGWHRSDREKMVIYGLVEETAQRAEKHGWIWKDPQYPRAHETHWFEPEGMKIVYHDMLDEAKVRTFCYTVAGEPILEGGRIRGVLADTKRGRRAVLAKIVVDATGDGDVAAKAGVPFEFGRASDGRVQGMTMMYRVCNIDEAKVKSFPPDKARAVMEAMRAAIKAGELPPFNHAFSLGHARNRFIPNMCPVSGNPLDEEELTRLTIKSRRQVHAYWDWLRTRVPGLEKVQVEQTGVSLGIRESRRIKGLKTLDAEMILGAAKQRDAIGHGIWMIDIHDPLGTGYTTWNDRGAKNMLPAGKSYHIPLGMCLNPAVPNLAVAGRCASSTHEGHSSVRVQTHCMVMGQGVGTAAAMALDAGCDLAQVDIPRLQAALKKDGVYLEDIPAEGT, encoded by the coding sequence ATGTCCACGCAGGTCTCCCGCCGTGCTTTCCTTGTGGCCAGCGCGGCGGCGCCGCTGGTTGCGCCCCGCCTCGCGCTGGGCCAGGCCGTGAAGGAGTCGAAGACCATGGTCGTCACGGTGCCCGAGCAGAAGGTGCCGGTGCTGGCGGAGTGCGATGTGCTGGTGTGCGGCGGGGGCGTGTCAGGGATCACGGCCGCCGTCTCCGCGGCACGCCACGGAGCCAGCGTGGTGCTGCTGGAGCGCTGGCCGATGCTCGGCGGCATGGCCACCGCCGCGCTCGTCACCGGCTGGCACCGCTCCGACCGCGAGAAGATGGTGATCTACGGCCTCGTGGAGGAGACCGCCCAGCGGGCCGAGAAGCACGGCTGGATCTGGAAGGACCCCCAATACCCCCGCGCCCACGAGACCCACTGGTTCGAGCCAGAGGGGATGAAGATCGTCTACCACGACATGCTCGACGAGGCGAAGGTCCGCACCTTCTGCTACACGGTGGCGGGCGAGCCAATCCTCGAGGGCGGCCGCATCCGCGGCGTGCTGGCCGACACCAAGCGGGGGCGCCGCGCGGTGCTCGCGAAGATCGTGGTGGACGCCACCGGCGACGGCGACGTGGCAGCCAAGGCGGGCGTCCCCTTCGAGTTCGGCCGGGCCTCCGACGGCCGCGTGCAGGGCATGACGATGATGTACCGCGTCTGCAACATTGATGAGGCGAAGGTCAAGTCCTTCCCGCCCGACAAGGCGCGGGCCGTGATGGAGGCGATGCGGGCCGCCATCAAGGCGGGCGAGCTGCCCCCCTTCAACCACGCCTTCTCCCTCGGCCACGCCCGCAACCGCTTCATCCCCAACATGTGCCCCGTCTCGGGCAACCCCCTCGACGAGGAGGAACTGACCCGTCTCACCATCAAGAGCCGCCGCCAGGTGCACGCCTACTGGGACTGGCTTCGCACCCGCGTGCCCGGCCTGGAGAAGGTGCAAGTCGAGCAGACGGGCGTCAGCCTCGGCATCCGCGAATCGCGCCGCATCAAGGGCCTGAAGACCCTCGACGCCGAGATGATCCTCGGCGCGGCCAAGCAACGCGACGCCATCGGCCATGGCATCTGGATGATTGACATCCACGACCCCCTCGGCACAGGCTACACGACGTGGAACGATCGCGGGGCGAAGAACATGCTGCCCGCAGGCAAGAGCTATCACATCCCGCTGGGCATGTGCCTGAACCCCGCCGTGCCCAACCTCGCCGTCGCCGGCCGCTGCGCCTCCTCCACACATGAGGGGCATTCCTCCGTGCGCGTGCAGACCCACTGCATGGTCATGGGGCAAGGGGTCGGCACCGCCGCGGCCATGGCGCTCGATGCCGGGTGCGACCTCGCGCAAGTGGACATACCGCGCCTGCAAGCCGCGCTGAAGAAGGATGGCGTGTACCTCGAGGATATCCCCGCGGAGGGGACTTGA
- a CDS encoding 3D domain-containing protein — protein sequence MLTMGSIAALIGAILAPSHLAADGYVGEFTVTAYCSCQKCCGREAQGITASGKKVGRGMIAADWGVLPQGARVRLAIFPGRTFVVEDTGSAITGNRIDVWLPSHQAAIEFGIRRNIKVWTVSGAPGLAARSGPSRLLGSR from the coding sequence ATGCTTACGATGGGCTCCATCGCAGCCCTCATCGGCGCAATACTCGCCCCAAGTCATCTGGCGGCCGATGGTTACGTTGGGGAGTTCACGGTGACTGCCTACTGCTCGTGTCAGAAGTGCTGCGGCAGGGAGGCGCAGGGGATTACCGCGAGCGGGAAGAAGGTCGGCAGGGGCATGATCGCGGCCGACTGGGGCGTTCTGCCTCAAGGCGCGCGGGTGCGTCTTGCCATCTTCCCCGGCCGCACGTTCGTGGTGGAGGACACTGGCAGCGCTATCACGGGCAACCGCATTGATGTGTGGCTGCCGTCGCACCAGGCTGCCATCGAGTTCGGCATCCGGCGCAACATCAAGGTCTGGACCGTGTCCGGCGCGCCAGGCCTGGCCGCCCGCTCGGGCCCGTCCAGGCTCCTCGGGTCGAGGTAA
- a CDS encoding sulfatase-like hydrolase/transferase: MTRRLRTRREFLGASAAGAAAMALAPALARAQAKKPLNVLWVTCEDTSPDLGCYGDPYAVTPNLDKLAAEGCRYDLAFSHAPVCAPARSGIITGMYPTTIGSHHMRCQAVPQPFVRCFTEYLRAAGYYCTNNSKTDYNFPPPLTAWDECSNKAHWRSRPDKSQPFFAVFNIGATHESQCWPNDGPFQHDPAKANLPPYYPDTPVVRRNWARYYDQVTKMDAQVAGILRQLREDGLAEDTVVFFYGDHGRGLTRGKRWCYDSGLRVPLLIRWPGVIKPGSTSDRLVCFIDFGPTVLSIAGIQPPEHMQGRAFLGPFDTPPRDCVFAARDRMDETYDIIRSVRDKRFRYIRNFEPHKPYAQVIKYMEKMPILQEMRRLHAEGKLSGPPALWFAERKPVEELYDTTKDPHEIDNLAGKPEFQDTLAKMRKQLDDWMKETKDLGLIPEAELREKGIPGGKPDKTADPKIEPAGGKFDKPVTVAITCPTEGASVAYTLDEGPAPHWRLYSRPLTLEKSATVRARACRIGWKDSGEVRAAFEL, translated from the coding sequence GTGACGCGCAGACTGCGTACCCGACGCGAGTTTCTGGGCGCTTCGGCCGCAGGGGCCGCGGCGATGGCGCTCGCCCCCGCCCTCGCCCGCGCCCAGGCGAAGAAGCCGCTGAATGTGCTGTGGGTGACGTGCGAGGACACAAGCCCCGACCTCGGCTGCTACGGGGACCCCTACGCCGTCACGCCCAATCTCGACAAGCTGGCCGCCGAGGGCTGCCGCTACGACCTCGCCTTCTCCCACGCCCCCGTGTGCGCCCCGGCACGCTCGGGCATCATCACCGGCATGTACCCCACCACCATCGGCTCTCACCACATGCGTTGCCAGGCCGTCCCACAGCCCTTCGTTCGCTGCTTCACCGAATACCTCCGCGCCGCAGGCTACTACTGCACCAATAACTCGAAGACCGACTACAACTTCCCGCCCCCGCTCACCGCCTGGGACGAGTGCTCGAACAAGGCCCACTGGCGGAGCCGTCCCGACAAGAGCCAGCCCTTCTTCGCCGTCTTCAACATCGGCGCCACCCACGAGAGCCAGTGCTGGCCCAACGACGGCCCCTTCCAGCACGACCCCGCCAAGGCCAACCTCCCGCCCTACTACCCCGACACGCCAGTCGTGCGCCGCAACTGGGCCCGCTACTACGACCAGGTGACGAAGATGGACGCCCAGGTCGCCGGCATCCTCCGGCAGCTCCGGGAGGACGGGTTGGCCGAGGACACGGTGGTCTTCTTCTACGGCGACCACGGCCGCGGCCTCACGCGCGGCAAGCGCTGGTGCTACGACAGCGGCCTGCGCGTGCCCCTCCTCATTCGCTGGCCGGGCGTCATCAAGCCGGGCAGCACGAGCGACCGCCTGGTGTGCTTCATAGATTTCGGCCCCACCGTGCTCTCCATCGCCGGCATCCAGCCGCCCGAGCACATGCAGGGCCGCGCCTTCCTCGGCCCGTTCGACACGCCGCCCCGCGACTGCGTGTTCGCGGCGCGCGACCGCATGGATGAGACCTACGACATCATCCGCTCGGTGCGCGACAAGCGGTTCCGGTACATCCGCAACTTCGAGCCGCACAAGCCCTACGCCCAGGTCATCAAGTACATGGAGAAGATGCCCATCCTCCAGGAGATGCGCCGCCTCCACGCCGAAGGCAAGCTCTCGGGGCCGCCCGCCCTCTGGTTCGCGGAGAGGAAGCCCGTCGAGGAGCTCTACGATACGACGAAGGACCCGCACGAGATCGACAATCTCGCGGGGAAGCCCGAGTTCCAGGACACGCTGGCCAAGATGCGCAAGCAGCTCGACGACTGGATGAAGGAGACGAAGGACCTGGGCCTCATCCCCGAGGCCGAGCTGCGCGAGAAGGGCATCCCCGGCGGCAAGCCCGACAAGACGGCGGATCCGAAGATCGAGCCGGCCGGCGGCAAGTTCGACAAGCCGGTCACCGTGGCGATCACCTGCCCCACCGAAGGCGCGTCCGTCGCCTACACGCTCGACGAAGGCCCGGCGCCGCACTGGCGGCTCTACTCCAGGCCGCTCACGCTCGAGAAGAGCGCCACCGTGCGCGCCCGGGCCTGCCGGATCGGGTGGAAGGATAGCGGCGAGGTGAGAGCTGCTTTCGAGCTTTGA
- a CDS encoding dihydrodipicolinate synthase family protein, producing MPEHITGLVAAPFTAFHVDGSLNLDKVEIQAESLVLSGVGGAFVCGTTGESLSLTVPERLALAERWRAVAPDGFAVIVHVGHPCTEDAKTLAAHAQKVGARAIGAMAPCFFRPASTDDLVAWCAEVAAAAPELPFYYYHIPSMTGVNVPVAEFLDRAAERIPTLAGAKFTYENLMDYHRSVRLREGRYDILFGRDEILLSALVLGARGAVGTTYNFAAPLYRRVIEAFERGDLGGAQAAQLRAVEMIQTLLRHGGLPAFKAVMKMIRVDCGPVRPPLRDLTLEQRHHLHQDLERLGFFDYCSRCQRT from the coding sequence ATGCCAGAACACATCACGGGTCTCGTGGCGGCGCCGTTCACGGCGTTCCACGTGGATGGCAGCCTGAATCTGGACAAGGTCGAGATTCAGGCCGAGTCGCTCGTTCTGAGCGGCGTGGGCGGTGCCTTCGTGTGCGGCACCACGGGCGAAAGCCTGTCGCTCACGGTGCCCGAGCGGCTGGCCTTGGCCGAGCGCTGGCGGGCCGTTGCGCCCGACGGCTTCGCGGTGATCGTTCACGTGGGCCACCCCTGCACCGAGGACGCCAAGACCCTGGCTGCGCACGCGCAGAAGGTCGGGGCACGGGCCATCGGGGCCATGGCGCCCTGCTTCTTCCGGCCGGCGAGCACCGACGACTTGGTGGCCTGGTGCGCCGAGGTGGCCGCGGCCGCGCCCGAGCTGCCCTTCTACTACTACCACATTCCCTCGATGACGGGCGTGAACGTGCCTGTGGCCGAGTTCCTCGATCGAGCCGCCGAGCGCATCCCCACGCTCGCGGGCGCGAAGTTCACTTACGAGAATCTGATGGATTACCACCGCAGCGTGCGCTTGCGCGAGGGGCGGTACGACATCCTCTTCGGCCGCGACGAGATTCTGCTGTCGGCGCTCGTTCTGGGCGCGAGGGGCGCGGTGGGCACGACCTACAACTTTGCCGCGCCGCTCTACCGGCGCGTTATCGAGGCGTTCGAACGAGGCGACCTCGGCGGCGCCCAGGCCGCGCAGCTTCGCGCCGTGGAGATGATCCAGACGCTCCTGCGCCACGGCGGCCTGCCCGCCTTCAAGGCCGTGATGAAGATGATTCGCGTGGATTGCGGCCCCGTGCGCCCGCCTTTGCGGGACCTCACCCTCGAGCAGCGGCACCACCTGCACCAGGACCTCGAGCGCCTCGGCTTCTTCGACTACTGCTCGCGGTGCCAGAGGACGTGA
- a CDS encoding ATP-binding cassette domain-containing protein, which translates to MTRDSLARGTWTRRASAILGAFADRRLTIAGLWALGLVGIGLSLVLPSQVGRLTQLFTGDEQVAWPPVLRMILYLVGAQLGLSAISYVRARSEISLRESAIARLTLRLYGRILRFGADFFRTQEVERINARAIEDTSRVGAFWAEALVAVPLAGASIGVLGAVMVLDNWLLGLCMIGLSALSGYFVFFDRQIQAGNREVREAWEAIRARTSEMVAGVSEIRNHGAFDYALGDLARAFRSYQGVTERVGRLVAMFRAMDPLVATVQKGVLFAVGAALCIASSRLAHLSGPMTWARVIKFMLLAQLFQNSITQLSSYLLQWRMTRESARRIEEYLERPCVFEAGGPGEPLPREALPITYDRVSVVGETGQSILRDVTLGVEAGQHIALCGPSGCGKTTLLQTLVRGVEPSGGRCLLGAAPLERYDLLSLARGVGLVPQTPVLLNTSIRQNLLLSLRRPADRCIEDEAGPIDLHRLDHVQRPEQLDQELLALVRLVGLETDLIGKCLDGPLPHAPAAKDLRLRIGKLRSRVARALASGPPDSVVRFDSSESFAGSLESGSYVDALTLRENLLRGRPNSLVLGAPERVDRLIVEALREEGLLDAALLLGLEFIVGEGGKLLSGGQRQKVAIARAVLKNPSLLLLDEATASLDEASQARVLDMIRTRLGRKTVISITHRLSAARESDRIVVMDRGQVVQQGSYDELARQDGMFRWLMQQERGERTADSHPVGAAAGAAGLREELLRKLAFCTLFHGLKSAQLASLAREMQIVQCPKDAVLFRRGDPGRDLYVVLDGQIEFFVERGAEKAAVVVNRTGPGGVFGELATFGQGRRTVGARAAAQATLGVLRRDALVRLLHAEPGIALELLRIVSSHLARTADAAYGEPASAPGVA; encoded by the coding sequence ATGACCCGAGACTCCTTGGCCAGGGGAACCTGGACCCGGCGGGCATCCGCAATCCTGGGGGCATTTGCCGACCGTCGCCTGACGATCGCCGGCCTATGGGCGCTGGGGCTGGTCGGGATCGGCCTGTCGCTGGTGCTGCCCAGCCAGGTGGGGCGCCTGACCCAACTGTTCACCGGCGACGAACAGGTGGCTTGGCCGCCGGTGCTGCGAATGATCCTCTACCTGGTGGGGGCGCAGCTCGGGCTATCGGCGATCAGCTACGTCCGGGCACGCTCGGAAATCTCCCTGCGCGAGTCGGCGATCGCCAGGCTCACCCTGCGTCTCTACGGCAGGATCCTGCGGTTCGGGGCCGACTTCTTCCGCACCCAGGAAGTGGAGCGGATCAACGCGCGGGCCATCGAGGACACGAGTCGGGTGGGCGCGTTCTGGGCGGAGGCACTGGTGGCAGTGCCCCTGGCCGGAGCGAGCATCGGCGTCCTGGGCGCCGTGATGGTGCTGGACAACTGGCTGCTCGGCCTGTGCATGATCGGGCTCTCGGCCCTGTCGGGCTATTTCGTCTTCTTCGACCGGCAGATTCAGGCGGGCAACCGCGAGGTGCGCGAGGCCTGGGAGGCCATCCGCGCCCGCACCAGCGAGATGGTGGCCGGCGTCTCCGAAATCCGCAACCACGGCGCGTTCGACTACGCCTTGGGAGACCTCGCCAGGGCCTTCCGCAGCTACCAGGGTGTCACCGAACGCGTCGGGCGCCTGGTGGCGATGTTCCGAGCGATGGACCCGCTGGTGGCGACGGTGCAGAAAGGGGTGCTGTTCGCGGTCGGCGCGGCCCTCTGCATCGCCAGTTCCCGCCTGGCGCACCTGTCCGGGCCGATGACTTGGGCGCGCGTCATCAAGTTCATGCTCCTGGCGCAGTTGTTCCAGAATTCGATCACCCAGTTGTCGTCCTACTTGCTCCAATGGCGGATGACTCGCGAGAGCGCGCGGAGGATCGAGGAGTATCTCGAGCGCCCGTGCGTGTTCGAGGCGGGCGGCCCCGGCGAGCCGCTCCCCCGAGAGGCTCTGCCCATCACATACGACCGGGTGAGTGTGGTCGGGGAGACGGGTCAGAGCATCCTGCGGGACGTTACGCTCGGGGTCGAGGCCGGCCAGCACATCGCGCTGTGTGGGCCGTCCGGCTGCGGCAAGACGACGCTGCTTCAGACCCTCGTGCGAGGCGTCGAGCCGAGCGGCGGCCGCTGCCTGCTGGGAGCCGCCCCCTTGGAGCGCTACGACCTGCTCTCCCTCGCACGCGGGGTCGGCCTCGTGCCGCAGACCCCCGTGCTGCTGAACACCAGCATTCGCCAGAACCTGTTGCTGTCGCTCCGGCGGCCCGCGGACCGCTGCATCGAGGATGAGGCCGGCCCCATAGATCTCCACCGCCTCGACCACGTGCAGCGCCCCGAGCAGCTCGACCAGGAGTTGCTGGCGCTCGTGAGGCTCGTGGGGCTGGAGACCGATCTGATCGGCAAATGCCTGGATGGCCCGTTGCCCCACGCGCCGGCGGCGAAGGACCTCCGGCTGCGGATCGGGAAGCTCAGGTCCCGGGTCGCTCGGGCGCTGGCGAGCGGCCCCCCTGACTCGGTCGTCCGCTTCGACAGCTCCGAGTCCTTCGCTGGCAGCCTGGAGAGCGGGTCCTATGTGGACGCCTTGACCCTGCGCGAGAACCTCTTGCGGGGCCGGCCCAACTCGCTCGTGCTGGGCGCACCGGAACGGGTGGACAGGCTGATCGTCGAGGCACTGCGCGAGGAGGGGCTGCTGGACGCTGCCCTCCTCCTCGGCCTCGAGTTCATCGTCGGGGAAGGCGGCAAGCTCCTCTCGGGCGGCCAGCGCCAGAAGGTGGCCATCGCGCGAGCGGTGCTCAAGAACCCCAGCCTGCTGCTGCTGGACGAGGCGACCGCCAGCCTCGACGAGGCGTCCCAAGCGCGCGTCCTGGACATGATTCGAACGCGCCTCGGCCGCAAGACCGTGATCTCAATCACCCACCGCCTCAGCGCCGCCCGCGAGAGCGATCGCATCGTGGTGATGGACCGCGGTCAGGTGGTGCAGCAGGGGAGCTACGACGAGCTGGCCCGTCAGGACGGCATGTTCCGCTGGCTGATGCAGCAGGAGCGAGGCGAGCGGACCGCGGATTCCCACCCGGTCGGCGCGGCAGCGGGCGCCGCGGGCCTGCGCGAAGAGCTGCTCCGCAAGCTGGCCTTCTGCACGCTCTTCCACGGGCTCAAGAGCGCCCAGTTGGCCTCCCTTGCGCGCGAGATGCAGATCGTCCAGTGCCCCAAGGATGCCGTGTTGTTCCGCCGCGGCGACCCGGGCCGCGACCTCTACGTGGTTCTCGACGGCCAGATCGAGTTCTTCGTCGAGCGGGGCGCCGAGAAGGCGGCCGTGGTCGTGAACCGCACGGGCCCGGGCGGCGTGTTCGGCGAATTGGCGACGTTCGGCCAGGGGCGGCGCACCGTGGGCGCCCGGGCGGCGGCCCAAGCCACGCTCGGCGTCCTGCGGCGCGACGCGCTCGTCAGGCTGCTCCACGCCGAGCCGGGCATCGCCCTCGAACTGCTCCGCATCGTGTCGAGCCACCTCGCGCGCACCGCCGACGCCGCGTACGGGGAGCCGGCATCCGCGCCTGGTGTGGCATAG
- a CDS encoding GAF domain-containing protein, producing the protein MEAHSRVLQTYLGIAPRTSEEAALRLLVDLGRQYADAEEGSLLVLDPRTNELVFAMTSGDRQSEKTLLGQRVPMGRGLVGLAVATREVQAGAPTFRDLRQRKHRGAAGSQPTAVLAAPMLVREEVIGVLTAATFRPGRHFTQAHAAFYGKIAAVAGLVVDQQQRLAAVEHLDKGGRLPAARTREQRLQAEIVARVVRLTAGRPERLARVAALLAAVEALGRGPQP; encoded by the coding sequence ATGGAAGCGCACAGCCGAGTCTTGCAGACGTACCTGGGCATCGCGCCGCGCACGAGCGAGGAGGCAGCGCTGCGGCTGCTGGTGGACCTCGGCCGCCAATACGCCGACGCCGAAGAGGGCTCGCTGCTCGTGTTGGACCCCAGGACCAATGAGCTGGTCTTCGCCATGACGTCGGGCGACCGCCAGTCCGAGAAAACCCTCCTCGGCCAGCGGGTCCCCATGGGCCGCGGCCTGGTGGGGCTCGCGGTCGCCACGCGCGAGGTGCAAGCCGGGGCACCCACTTTCCGCGACCTCCGCCAGCGCAAACACCGGGGGGCCGCCGGGAGCCAGCCCACCGCCGTCCTGGCCGCGCCCATGCTCGTGCGCGAGGAGGTCATCGGCGTCCTCACCGCGGCAACCTTCCGCCCCGGCCGCCATTTCACACAGGCCCACGCGGCGTTCTACGGCAAGATCGCCGCGGTGGCGGGCCTCGTGGTGGACCAGCAGCAGCGCCTCGCCGCCGTCGAGCATCTCGACAAGGGCGGGCGGCTGCCCGCCGCCCGCACGCGCGAGCAGCGGCTGCAGGCCGAGATCGTCGCCCGCGTCGTTCGCCTCACCGCCGGGCGGCCCGAGCGCCTGGCCCGCGTGGCGGCGCTCCTGGCCGCCGTCGAGGCCCTCGGCCGGGGGCCGCAGCCATGA